A window of the Pseudomonas sp. B21_DOA genome harbors these coding sequences:
- a CDS encoding MarR family transcriptional regulator gives MKHFTPEEFKHCHLGLLLGRAALLKDRIIDTHMEPHGITAAQFKVLIIMAQFGVDTPAELCRHLSLDSGSMTRMLDRLEQKAFLIRQRSEDDRRQVQLKLTEQGQQLTDRLPQIGADAMNELAGAISREELKNLEYILKKILLAAGDPITLQRLGEHNER, from the coding sequence ATGAAGCATTTCACCCCGGAAGAATTCAAACATTGCCACCTAGGCTTGTTGCTCGGTCGTGCCGCGCTGCTCAAGGACCGGATCATCGATACCCACATGGAACCCCACGGCATCACCGCCGCGCAGTTCAAGGTGTTGATCATCATGGCCCAGTTCGGCGTCGACACCCCGGCCGAGCTGTGCCGGCATCTGTCGCTCGATAGCGGGTCGATGACGCGCATGCTCGATCGCCTCGAGCAGAAGGCTTTTCTGATTCGCCAACGCAGCGAAGACGACCGCCGGCAGGTGCAACTGAAACTGACCGAACAGGGCCAGCAACTGACCGATCGCCTGCCGCAGATCGGTGCCGATGCGATGAATGAGCTGGCCGGCGCGATCTCCCGCGAGGAATTGAAAAACCTGGAATACATCCTCAAGAAAATCCTGCTGGCTGCCGGTGACCCGATCACCCTCCAGCGTTTAGGTGAACACAATGAGCGCTAA
- a CDS encoding fimbrial protein — translation MKRFQIQRSLLFCTAVTLLACASNAMAGSCVAVDSKLDTLNFGASLASSTLNIAADTPNGTVVYQDTVQSVGHIWSCSKTSMFGFLMNPKLGTASGTETLFPLGKSGLSYRIWFTALDRYQSAPQAIAPNTSYGFGANSVRLEIVKTGALAPKVNIDAGYLGSLQDDDLILKKLNLMNPIVLNAASCETPSVPVAMGDDYQLHEFREAGAKPRTVRFDIALNQCQTGIKKVTYSLKANTQVIDATKGIVALNAGSTAKGIGLQVMNEAGQPIAFDTTYPFDAFTTTGLNFKIPLSAAYYRLGNEELSAGSANTEVTFIVNYL, via the coding sequence ATGAAGCGTTTCCAAATCCAGCGCTCGCTCCTGTTCTGTACCGCAGTCACCCTGCTTGCCTGCGCTTCGAATGCCATGGCTGGCAGCTGCGTGGCAGTCGATTCGAAACTCGACACCCTCAACTTTGGCGCCAGCCTGGCCAGTTCGACTCTGAACATTGCTGCCGACACACCCAATGGCACCGTGGTTTATCAGGACACCGTGCAGTCGGTCGGGCACATCTGGAGCTGCTCGAAGACGTCCATGTTCGGCTTTCTGATGAATCCGAAACTGGGCACCGCCAGCGGTACGGAAACTCTTTTTCCGTTAGGCAAAAGCGGGTTGTCCTACCGCATCTGGTTCACTGCACTGGACCGCTACCAATCAGCGCCGCAGGCCATTGCACCCAACACCAGCTATGGTTTCGGTGCAAATTCGGTGCGCCTGGAAATCGTCAAGACCGGCGCGCTGGCACCGAAAGTCAACATCGATGCAGGGTATCTGGGCAGCCTGCAGGACGATGATCTGATCCTGAAAAAACTCAACCTGATGAACCCTATCGTACTGAACGCCGCCTCCTGCGAGACACCTTCCGTGCCGGTGGCGATGGGCGACGATTATCAACTTCATGAATTTCGCGAAGCCGGCGCCAAGCCGCGCACGGTGCGCTTCGATATTGCCCTGAACCAATGCCAGACCGGCATCAAGAAAGTCACCTATTCGCTCAAGGCCAACACACAGGTGATCGATGCGACCAAGGGCATAGTCGCACTGAATGCCGGCTCCACCGCCAAAGGCATCGGCCTGCAAGTGATGAATGAAGCGGGCCAGCCAATCGCTTTCGACACGACCTACCCGTTCGATGCTTTCACCACCACCGGGCTCAATTTCAAGATCCCGTTGTCAGCCGCCTATTACCGCCTGGGCAATGAAGAGCTCAGCGCCGGCAGCGCCAATACCGAAGTGACCTTCATCGTCAATTACCTGTGA
- a CDS encoding efflux transporter outer membrane subunit — protein sequence MSAKTLRSSLTLLLSAMILAGCANYSGLDTEGQRLDAAQLQTAQSLDGVTLSPAAWPKSDWWSGLGDPQLDGLIREALHDSPDMQIAAARAHQASAAAYAADAERYPTLDASAGISRSRLARDQDPRGQGGAYATVRNVSAGFNYNFDLWGGQRDAWEAALGEARAAEVDRQAAQLTLAADVARAYSDLGQAHIVYDLASEDLKRTRQMLDLSQRRLSSGIDSQYQFQQTQSLEASSQASLIDAEKRLNSAKIALAVLLGKGPDRGNEIARPKVLQASAVAVPSVLPAELLGRRPDLVAARWRVEAASKDIDAAKTRFYPNLNLSASAGAESLLGDAMFGSASRFFNIAPTISVPIFDGGRLRANLDARDADYDLAVAQYNKSLVKALGDVGDTINQLRDIGRQIGAQQHATDIAQDSYNTVVQRYGSGIGNYLDVLSIEQQLLQAQRQLATLNAEQIDLSIQLMQALGGGFQGENLNAANASPASSHP from the coding sequence ATGAGCGCTAAGACCTTGCGCAGCAGTCTGACGCTGCTGTTGTCGGCGATGATCCTCGCCGGTTGCGCCAATTACAGCGGCCTCGACACTGAAGGCCAGCGCCTCGACGCGGCGCAACTGCAGACAGCGCAGTCTCTCGACGGCGTCACGCTGTCACCGGCGGCGTGGCCGAAAAGCGATTGGTGGAGCGGCCTCGGCGATCCGCAGCTCGACGGCCTGATCCGCGAAGCCCTGCACGACAGCCCGGACATGCAGATCGCCGCAGCCCGCGCCCATCAGGCCAGTGCCGCCGCGTATGCCGCCGATGCCGAGCGTTATCCGACCCTCGACGCCAGCGCCGGCATCAGCCGTTCGCGTCTGGCACGCGACCAGGATCCGCGCGGGCAGGGCGGTGCCTATGCGACGGTGCGCAATGTCAGCGCCGGCTTCAATTACAACTTCGACTTGTGGGGCGGCCAGCGCGATGCCTGGGAAGCTGCACTCGGCGAGGCCCGTGCTGCTGAAGTCGACCGTCAGGCCGCGCAGCTGACACTCGCCGCTGACGTCGCTCGCGCCTACAGCGATCTCGGTCAGGCGCACATCGTTTATGACCTCGCCAGCGAAGACCTCAAGCGCACCCGGCAAATGCTTGATCTCAGCCAGCGCCGCTTGAGTTCGGGGATCGACAGCCAGTACCAGTTCCAGCAAACCCAGAGTCTGGAAGCCAGTTCTCAAGCGAGCCTGATCGACGCGGAAAAACGCTTGAACAGCGCGAAAATCGCCTTGGCGGTATTGCTCGGCAAAGGCCCGGATCGCGGCAACGAGATCGCCCGACCGAAAGTCCTGCAGGCCAGCGCCGTGGCAGTGCCGTCGGTATTGCCGGCGGAACTGCTCGGGCGCCGCCCGGATCTGGTCGCGGCGCGCTGGCGCGTCGAAGCGGCGAGCAAAGACATCGATGCGGCGAAAACCCGCTTCTATCCCAACCTCAACCTGTCGGCTTCGGCCGGCGCCGAGTCGTTGTTGGGTGATGCGATGTTCGGCTCGGCCAGTCGCTTCTTCAACATTGCCCCGACCATTTCCGTGCCGATCTTCGATGGCGGCCGCCTGCGCGCCAACCTCGATGCCCGCGACGCCGATTACGATCTGGCGGTGGCGCAGTACAACAAGAGTCTGGTCAAAGCCCTCGGCGATGTCGGCGACACCATCAATCAGCTGCGCGATATCGGCCGGCAGATCGGTGCGCAGCAACACGCCACCGACATCGCTCAGGATTCTTACAACACCGTCGTTCAGCGTTACGGTTCCGGCATCGGCAACTACCTGGACGTGCTCAGCATCGAGCAGCAATTGCTCCAGGCCCAGCGTCAGCTGGCGACCCTCAATGCTGAGCAGATCGACCTGTCGATTCAACTGATGCAAGCGCTGGGCGGCGGCTTTCAGGGTGAAAACCTGAACGCAGCCAACGCCAGCCCCGCCTCGTCGCACCCATAA
- a CDS encoding EAL domain-containing response regulator has protein sequence MKSSSLLIVEDHPFQHLYLQNLFNELGVFDLEFARDGEEALCRLKNREFDLVLTDLLMPGMDGVQFIQGLATQKSRPALAIMSAASRRMLMGASLVASNLQVKVIGLISKPVNSAALRCLIEQLRALRQDAPVAAHAGIDRQSIVRALDNGELQAWFQPKKALDNGRIVAAEALVRWVHPEHGTLLPGLFLPALIAHDLEEHLLWRMLEQSINAQAIWRQQGYDIPVSINLPTHLLNSHDLPDRILAFVLRHDGLPARICFELMECSVPDDISNFYAGACRLRIKGFGLSQDDFGKGYSSYMNLVSAPFTELKIDRALVQGCNRNAELAQALTSIVTLGRQLGLTVVAEGVETAQELALLRKIDCTQVQGFLISHAVSSEQFQQLLSHDGPANVW, from the coding sequence ATGAAGTCCTCTAGCCTGCTGATAGTCGAAGATCACCCGTTCCAACATCTGTACTTGCAGAACCTGTTCAACGAACTGGGTGTGTTCGATCTGGAATTTGCCCGGGACGGCGAAGAAGCCTTGTGCCGTCTGAAGAACCGCGAGTTCGATCTGGTACTCACCGATCTGCTGATGCCGGGCATGGACGGCGTGCAGTTCATTCAGGGCCTCGCCACGCAGAAATCGCGCCCGGCCCTGGCGATCATGAGCGCCGCCTCGCGGCGCATGCTGATGGGCGCGAGCCTGGTGGCGAGCAACCTGCAAGTGAAAGTCATCGGGCTGATTTCCAAACCGGTCAACAGCGCGGCATTGCGCTGCCTGATCGAACAGTTGCGGGCATTGCGTCAGGACGCGCCTGTTGCCGCGCATGCCGGTATCGATCGACAGAGTATTGTGCGCGCGCTGGACAACGGTGAGTTGCAAGCATGGTTTCAACCCAAAAAGGCACTGGACAATGGCCGCATCGTTGCCGCCGAAGCACTGGTGCGCTGGGTGCATCCCGAACACGGCACATTGTTGCCGGGGCTGTTTCTACCGGCGCTGATCGCCCACGACCTTGAAGAGCATCTGCTCTGGCGCATGCTCGAACAGTCCATCAACGCCCAAGCCATATGGCGCCAGCAAGGCTATGACATTCCGGTGTCGATCAACCTGCCCACGCACTTGCTCAACAGCCACGACCTGCCCGATCGCATCCTCGCGTTTGTCCTGCGACATGATGGCCTGCCAGCGCGGATCTGTTTCGAGCTGATGGAATGCTCGGTGCCCGATGACATCAGCAATTTCTACGCCGGGGCCTGCCGCTTGCGGATCAAGGGCTTCGGCTTGTCCCAGGATGATTTCGGCAAAGGCTACAGCTCTTACATGAACCTGGTGTCGGCGCCTTTTACCGAACTGAAAATCGACCGCGCACTGGTTCAGGGTTGCAACCGCAACGCCGAACTGGCGCAAGCGCTGACCAGTATTGTCACGCTGGGTCGACAACTGGGCCTGACGGTAGTGGCCGAAGGCGTGGAAACCGCGCAAGAACTTGCTCTGTTGCGTAAGATCGACTGCACTCAGGTTCAGGGTTTCCTGATTTCCCACGCGGTGTCTTCGGAGCAGTTCCAGCAGTTGCTCAGCCACGACGGCCCGGCAAATGTCTGGTGA